The following proteins are co-located in the Sandaracinaceae bacterium genome:
- a CDS encoding DUF4281 domain-containing protein, with amino-acid sequence MGSDTAPVLGRAFRLATLVALGGWVVVLLFPFVPAPLRTWLLGGALSALCVLYLLLLALGGRYDTPDGKPRGNFTTLRGVISLFRTPRVVLVGWIHFLAFDLFVGASIAFDAEREGLSHAWLLPVYGLTFMYGPIGLLAYMAVRLVLG; translated from the coding sequence GTGGGTTCTGATACGGCGCCCGTGCTGGGCCGCGCGTTCCGGCTCGCCACGCTCGTCGCGCTCGGCGGATGGGTGGTCGTGCTGCTCTTTCCGTTCGTGCCGGCCCCCCTGCGCACGTGGCTGCTCGGGGGCGCGCTGTCGGCGCTGTGCGTGCTGTACCTGCTCCTGCTGGCGCTCGGCGGACGCTACGACACGCCCGACGGCAAGCCGCGCGGCAACTTCACGACGTTGCGCGGGGTCATCTCGCTCTTTCGCACGCCGCGTGTGGTGTTGGTCGGCTGGATCCACTTCCTGGCCTTCGACCTGTTCGTCGGCGCGTCCATCGCGTTCGATGCCGAGCGCGAGGGCCTGTCGCACGCGTGGCTGCTGCCCGTGTACGGGCTCACGTTCATGTACGGCCCCATTGGGCTGCTGGCATACATGGCGGTGCGGCTCGTCCTGGGCTGA